A part of Methanomassiliicoccales archaeon genomic DNA contains:
- a CDS encoding alpha/beta hydrolase — protein sequence MNLLWVLFSLPIIFGILFLLSCLVLALNKRAMPPPCAFVQTKWGKVHYCERGEGAPVIMLHGSNGSLYDYKLSIMDALAKEFRVIAIDRPGHGHTPRIFWGRDTCSWQGELIKEAWKQLGVNRPILVGHSSAAAVVLDLAIRCPQDISGVVLLSGVVHCFEGDQVPVISIFNALNRRLLGTFLIWTLILPVGRLLGQRLLRFTFAPDAAPHQYRQVGLALALRPSSLKAEAEDLKCLIATLSAIETRYSDIKVPLVLVVGEDDRIVPPEGQSLRLHQEVKGSELILLKRTGHMPMFTQPQAVMEAVRKVKIKVDELSREKIDGIVQHLHLMEDRE from the coding sequence GTGAACCTTCTTTGGGTGTTATTCAGTTTGCCAATTATCTTTGGGATTCTTTTCCTTCTCTCTTGTCTCGTGCTGGCATTGAATAAGCGCGCTATGCCCCCACCATGTGCTTTCGTGCAGACCAAATGGGGAAAGGTTCACTACTGCGAGAGAGGTGAGGGAGCACCCGTGATCATGCTTCATGGCAGCAACGGCTCCCTCTATGATTACAAGCTGTCCATAATGGACGCTCTCGCTAAAGAATTCAGAGTTATAGCCATAGACAGGCCCGGCCATGGCCACACGCCAAGAATCTTTTGGGGGAGAGACACTTGCTCTTGGCAGGGGGAATTGATCAAAGAGGCATGGAAGCAGCTAGGAGTGAACAGGCCCATCTTGGTGGGTCATTCCTCAGCTGCTGCGGTTGTTTTGGATTTAGCCATCAGATGTCCGCAGGATATCTCAGGGGTGGTGCTCTTATCGGGGGTGGTCCATTGCTTTGAAGGCGATCAAGTGCCAGTCATAAGCATATTCAACGCTTTGAATAGAAGGCTACTCGGTACTTTTTTGATCTGGACTCTCATATTGCCAGTAGGAAGATTATTGGGGCAGAGACTGTTAAGGTTCACCTTCGCCCCTGATGCCGCGCCGCATCAATATCGGCAAGTAGGTCTCGCCCTGGCCCTTCGACCCAGCTCTCTCAAGGCTGAGGCCGAAGATTTAAAGTGTCTCATTGCCACCCTGAGTGCGATTGAGACAAGATACAGCGATATCAAAGTGCCTTTGGTATTGGTAGTGGGAGAGGATGATCGAATTGTGCCTCCAGAAGGGCAAAGCCTTCGTCTTCACCAAGAGGTGAAAGGATCTGAGCTCATCCTCCTGAAGCGCACAGGTCACATGCCCATGTTTACCCAACCTCAGGCAGTAATGGAGGCGGTGAGAAAGGTGAAGATAAAGGTCGATGAGCTGTCGAGGGAGAAGATTGATGGGATTGTGCAGCATCTTCACCTTATGGAGGATAGAGAGTGA